Proteins from one Bacteroides zhangwenhongii genomic window:
- a CDS encoding LysO family transporter yields MFIIIGIMLTGMLIGYLLRSKRLTWIHKIITLLIWVLLFLLGIDVGGNEAIVKGLHTLGIEAAIITLAAVIGSILCAWGLWYLLYIRNKRKETEA; encoded by the coding sequence ATGTTTATTATCATCGGAATCATGCTGACAGGAATGCTTATCGGCTACCTTCTACGCAGCAAACGGTTGACATGGATACACAAAATTATTACGCTCCTTATATGGGTACTGCTATTCCTGCTAGGAATAGATGTCGGCGGAAATGAAGCCATTGTTAAAGGATTACACACACTCGGAATTGAAGCTGCAATCATTACTCTTGCAGCTGTCATAGGAAGCATTTTATGCGCATGGGGGCTATGGTACCTATTATATATAAGGAATAAAAGAAAGGAGACAGAAGCATGA
- a CDS encoding lysine exporter LysO family protein, translating into MKGSLIIISFFIIGTLCGVYHLIPYDFTDSKLSYYALCGLMFCVGISIGNDPNTLKSFRSLNPRLVFLPIMTIIGTLAGCAVAGAFMSQRGPLDCMAVGAGFGYYSLSSIFITEYKGPELGTIALLSNIMREIIALLCAPLLVKYFGKLAPISVGGATTMDTTLPIITRYSGKEFVIISIFHGFVVDFSVPFLVTFLCSISF; encoded by the coding sequence ATGAAAGGCAGTCTGATTATCATCTCTTTCTTCATTATCGGTACCCTCTGCGGAGTTTATCATCTCATTCCATACGACTTCACCGACAGCAAGCTCAGTTACTATGCCCTCTGCGGACTCATGTTCTGCGTAGGCATCAGTATCGGCAACGATCCGAATACATTGAAGAGTTTTCGCTCCCTAAATCCGCGGCTTGTATTCCTTCCCATCATGACGATCATTGGCACATTAGCAGGCTGCGCCGTAGCAGGAGCCTTTATGAGCCAACGAGGTCCTTTAGACTGTATGGCAGTCGGAGCCGGATTTGGCTATTATTCACTTTCCAGCATTTTCATTACCGAATACAAGGGTCCCGAATTGGGAACTATTGCGTTACTTTCCAATATCATGCGTGAAATCATCGCTTTGCTGTGTGCGCCATTATTAGTGAAGTATTTCGGAAAGCTAGCCCCTATTTCTGTTGGTGGAGCCACTACAATGGATACCACTCTTCCTATTATTACCCGATATTCGGGAAAAGAATTTGTAATCATTTCCATTTTCCATGGTTTTGTTGTTGATTTCAGTGTTCCTTTCCTAGTCACGTTCCTTTGTTCAATATCATTTTAA
- a CDS encoding glycoside hydrolase family 97 protein: MKIKYQLLLYILLLPVVSWGQKVLYVQSPDRKIELQVMIGQELEIAIIRNGTTVLQPSAIGMDVRFIGILGENPKLKSVSRRSVTEKLSSPIYIKDEVDNIYNELTASFRGNYSVVFRCYNQGVAYRFVTDFKEREIVINNEKAVFHFPSGTKGYAAYSNYGDDNDLSSQYLNSFENTYDNQLLSQLNSRRLIFYPFLVELPDKFEKICITESDLRDYPGMFLQSSPDSFSMKGVWAPLPEKTVQGGHNQLQQIVVKRYDYIAHTNGKRTFPWRIFTIAEQDRELLDNDLVYLLATPSVLKDISWIKPGKVAWDWWNDWNISKVDFRAGINNETYKYYIDFAAINQIKYVILDEGWAVNQQADMLQVIPEIDLTELVSYAKSKNVDIILWAGYWAFHRDMEKVVKHYAEMGVKGFKVDFLDRDDQDMIRFMWEAAELCSRYHMILNYHGACKPFGIQRTYPNVMNFEGVHGLEQMKWRPIECDQVTYDLQFPFIRMMAGPVDYTQGAMQNAVRGSFYPVYSNPMSQGTRCRQMAEYVVFNSPLNMLCDSPTRYMKEQECTDFISSVPTVWDETRSLDCKLSHYIHIARRKGDVWYVGGMNDWSIRETLVDLSFLPNADYYVEIFYDGLNSDRNASDYRKVIKKLPVDRKLKIVMYPGGGYAIKIKPCE; encoded by the coding sequence ATGAAAATCAAGTATCAACTGTTGTTATATATTTTGTTGTTACCTGTAGTAAGCTGGGGACAAAAAGTGTTATATGTGCAGTCGCCAGATAGGAAAATTGAACTTCAGGTTATGATAGGTCAAGAATTGGAGATCGCTATTATTCGGAATGGGACAACAGTACTTCAACCGTCTGCGATTGGTATGGATGTCCGTTTTATAGGAATATTAGGAGAAAATCCAAAACTAAAAAGTGTAAGCCGACGTTCAGTGACGGAAAAATTATCATCTCCTATATATATAAAAGATGAGGTTGATAATATTTATAATGAATTGACTGCTAGTTTTAGAGGTAATTATTCGGTTGTTTTCCGTTGTTATAATCAGGGAGTTGCTTATCGTTTTGTAACTGATTTCAAGGAGAGGGAGATTGTTATTAATAATGAGAAGGCTGTTTTTCATTTCCCATCAGGAACTAAAGGGTATGCTGCTTACAGTAATTATGGAGATGATAACGACTTGTCTAGTCAGTATTTAAATTCTTTTGAGAATACTTATGATAATCAATTGTTGTCTCAACTGAATAGTAGACGGTTGATTTTCTATCCTTTTTTAGTGGAACTACCGGATAAATTTGAAAAGATATGTATTACGGAAAGTGACCTGCGCGATTATCCTGGTATGTTTCTGCAAAGTAGTCCTGATAGCTTTTCAATGAAAGGTGTTTGGGCACCTTTACCAGAGAAAACAGTGCAGGGAGGGCATAATCAACTACAGCAAATAGTGGTGAAACGTTATGATTATATTGCCCACACTAATGGAAAGCGTACATTTCCTTGGAGAATATTTACGATAGCTGAACAGGATAGGGAATTGTTGGATAATGATTTGGTTTACTTGTTGGCTACACCTTCCGTACTAAAAGATATTTCATGGATTAAGCCTGGTAAGGTCGCTTGGGATTGGTGGAACGATTGGAATATCTCCAAAGTGGATTTTCGAGCAGGAATTAATAATGAGACATACAAATATTATATTGATTTTGCTGCTATAAATCAGATTAAGTATGTAATTTTGGATGAAGGTTGGGCAGTAAACCAGCAAGCGGATATGTTGCAGGTTATTCCTGAAATTGATTTGACAGAGTTAGTCTCTTATGCTAAAAGTAAGAATGTAGATATTATTTTATGGGCTGGTTATTGGGCATTTCACCGGGATATGGAAAAAGTGGTGAAGCACTATGCAGAAATGGGAGTGAAAGGTTTTAAAGTTGACTTTCTGGATAGGGATGATCAGGATATGATTCGATTTATGTGGGAAGCAGCGGAATTATGTTCCAGATATCACATGATTCTTAACTATCATGGTGCTTGTAAACCTTTTGGTATTCAACGGACTTATCCGAATGTGATGAATTTTGAAGGGGTACATGGATTGGAGCAAATGAAATGGAGACCAATAGAATGTGATCAGGTTACTTATGATTTGCAATTTCCGTTTATACGAATGATGGCAGGACCTGTGGATTATACACAAGGAGCTATGCAGAATGCTGTTCGGGGAAGTTTTTATCCGGTTTATAGTAACCCAATGAGTCAAGGTACGCGATGTCGTCAAATGGCGGAGTATGTAGTCTTTAATTCTCCTTTGAATATGTTATGTGATTCACCTACCCGGTACATGAAAGAACAAGAATGCACTGATTTTATATCATCTGTTCCTACAGTTTGGGATGAGACGCGCTCGTTGGACTGCAAACTTTCTCATTATATTCACATTGCTCGTCGTAAAGGAGATGTATGGTATGTAGGGGGGATGAATGATTGGTCGATTCGTGAGACTCTGGTTGATTTATCTTTTTTGCCGAATGCAGATTATTATGTAGAAATCTTTTATGATGGTTTAAATTCGGATAGAAATGCTTCCGACTATCGTAAAGTAATAAAAAAGTTACCAGTTGATAGGAAGCTTAAAATTGTAATGTATCCGGGGGGCGGATATGCGATAAAGATAAAACCATGTGAATAG
- a CDS encoding glutaminase family protein, with translation MKIIKSRILSGIVMILLLLGCNNKEVHCVDKNELRAPAYPLVTIDPYTNAWSFGDNLYDSSLKHWTGQDFPLIGVVKVDGVPYRFMGIEDYDSMMSTNGDAPGLSTEGDSISYFTQTARQLSVDVQPTRTIYQFVCGPVQLDLTFIAPLLMDDLELVARPVNYLSYEMKTDDGQMHNVELYIEVSPHWAMNLPNQSSVSETFTKDGFVFLKSGTKQQNILGTKGDDVRIDWGYFYLGTDRHNTFAAVGNRNTLRENFLKGNTDFYASAANTKGENQRMALVCSLGTIRKSEGRFLIGYDDIFSIQYFGENLRPYWNRKGTETILSQFHKANSDYEKLIKKCIAFDYQLMKEATEAGGRRYAELCALAYRQAISAHKLVEAPNGDLLFLSKENSSNGSIGTVDITYPSAPLFLLYNPELVKGMLNPIFYYSESGRWTKPFAAHDVGTYPLANGETYVGEMPIEESGNILILTASIAAVEGNTDYARRHWKTLTAWADYLLHNGLDPANQLCTDDFAGHLAHNANLSIKAILGVASYGYLAGKLGYKEQSESYIQKAKEMALEWVKMADDGDHYKLAFDKPGTWSQKYNLVWDKLMDWHIFPDKVIQTEIPYYLSVQNKYGLPLDNRETYTKTDWIMWTATLASDMETFEKFVDPVYLFMTTTPDRVPMTDWMYTDRPEVKVFRARSVVGGYYMKMLERRLKGE, from the coding sequence ATGAAAATTATAAAATCTCGGATTCTTTCGGGAATAGTAATGATTTTGTTATTGTTAGGTTGCAATAATAAAGAAGTACACTGTGTTGATAAGAATGAGTTGCGCGCTCCTGCTTATCCTTTAGTAACGATAGACCCTTACACTAATGCTTGGTCCTTCGGGGATAATTTGTATGATTCTTCTTTGAAACATTGGACAGGACAAGATTTTCCTTTGATAGGTGTTGTCAAAGTGGATGGAGTACCGTATCGTTTTATGGGGATAGAGGATTATGATTCGATGATGAGTACGAATGGTGATGCTCCGGGTTTGTCCACTGAAGGAGATAGTATATCTTATTTTACACAGACAGCTCGCCAACTCTCTGTTGATGTACAGCCGACAAGGACAATTTATCAGTTTGTTTGTGGCCCGGTTCAATTAGATTTGACCTTTATTGCCCCTCTTTTGATGGATGATCTTGAACTTGTGGCCCGTCCGGTAAATTATCTTTCTTATGAAATGAAAACTGATGATGGTCAAATGCACAATGTAGAACTTTATATAGAAGTGTCTCCACATTGGGCTATGAATCTGCCAAACCAGTCGTCTGTTTCAGAGACTTTTACTAAAGATGGTTTTGTTTTTCTTAAAAGTGGTACGAAACAACAGAATATACTTGGGACGAAGGGAGATGATGTTCGTATTGACTGGGGATATTTCTATTTAGGCACCGATAGGCATAATACTTTTGCTGCTGTTGGAAACCGTAATACACTCCGTGAAAATTTTTTAAAGGGAAATACTGACTTTTATGCTAGTGCGGCTAATACTAAAGGAGAAAATCAACGAATGGCTTTAGTTTGTTCTTTGGGAACTATTAGAAAGTCAGAGGGGCGTTTTTTAATTGGATATGATGATATATTTTCAATTCAGTATTTTGGGGAGAACTTGCGCCCTTACTGGAATCGGAAGGGAACAGAAACAATTCTATCTCAATTCCATAAGGCGAATTCGGATTATGAGAAATTAATAAAGAAATGCATAGCTTTCGATTATCAATTAATGAAAGAGGCAACTGAAGCAGGAGGACGTAGATATGCAGAGCTTTGTGCCTTGGCATATCGTCAGGCAATTTCGGCACATAAATTGGTAGAGGCTCCTAATGGAGATTTACTGTTCCTTTCAAAAGAAAATTCCAGTAATGGATCTATTGGCACAGTGGATATTACTTATCCTTCAGCTCCTTTGTTTCTGCTTTATAATCCGGAACTAGTTAAGGGTATGTTGAATCCTATCTTCTATTATAGCGAGAGTGGTAGATGGACTAAACCGTTTGCTGCTCATGATGTCGGAACTTATCCACTTGCTAATGGTGAGACATATGTTGGAGAAATGCCCATAGAAGAATCTGGTAATATCTTAATTTTAACTGCGTCGATTGCCGCTGTAGAGGGAAATACTGATTATGCCCGAAGACATTGGAAAACATTAACAGCGTGGGCAGATTATTTACTTCATAACGGCCTTGATCCTGCGAACCAACTCTGTACAGATGATTTTGCCGGGCATTTGGCTCATAATGCAAATCTTTCTATAAAAGCAATTTTAGGGGTAGCTTCTTATGGTTATCTGGCTGGTAAGCTAGGCTATAAGGAACAAAGTGAAAGCTATATACAAAAAGCAAAAGAAATGGCTCTGGAATGGGTAAAGATGGCTGATGATGGTGATCATTATAAATTGGCATTTGACAAACCGGGAACATGGAGTCAAAAGTATAATTTGGTGTGGGATAAACTGATGGATTGGCATATATTTCCAGATAAAGTAATACAGACAGAAATACCTTATTATCTTTCAGTACAGAATAAATACGGTCTACCATTGGATAACCGTGAAACTTATACCAAAACTGACTGGATTATGTGGACGGCTACTTTGGCTTCGGATATGGAAACATTCGAAAAATTTGTTGATCCTGTTTATTTGTTTATGACTACAACTCCAGATCGTGTACCGATGACTGACTGGATGTATACGGATCGACCCGAAGTGAAAGTATTCCGTGCACGTTCGGTAGTTGGTGGCTATTATATGAAAATGCTGGAGAGACGTTTAAAAGGTGAATAA
- a CDS encoding endo-alpha-N-acetylgalactosaminidase family protein, with protein MRNFSYRLCLIYFLLFVMVSTVSSACSNEERTSVIKNEEDEEFIDNISGEKYDYTKTGKPERPYMLSYHTSMLMKMFLAQPDPQGGTIKKLDYNDVLENVKKIDNLTRGITKVVYLVGWQFNGHDDKYPAFNVFNEALKRPEDKTARDSYLWLKKEAAKYNTIISVHINLTDAYTNSPLWHTYVKKDLLCRNADGTFLQWGSYNNMPNFQVCLINEWKKGYTKKRIDEVIELLDLTSSKTVHIDAFEPRESPFHGYSKEMTTEIMRKVFRYWRDKGIDVTSEFYKGYQRTDAFYGLQPAAWYSDLTPEERCTISPALACGGRSGLYGTIWDTAFLFGDNMHGEEIISTNTNFTEFKKQFCITTLQWAYLNQHKVESYNADTKTVIYSDGLVVNGQNKTLIKDGNLVRRDNNLFIPVTWIKDHKQIIAFSEKGYSSMKWTLPSSWNGIKQVTIYPVTENGLGEAQVLAVSNGQITLALNANEMYSIQPVE; from the coding sequence ATGAGAAATTTTAGTTATCGTCTATGTCTTATATATTTCTTGCTGTTTGTAATGGTATCAACAGTTAGTAGTGCTTGTAGTAATGAAGAGCGAACTTCAGTAATAAAGAATGAGGAAGATGAAGAATTTATTGATAATATTTCGGGAGAGAAATATGACTATACAAAGACTGGAAAACCGGAACGTCCCTATATGCTTTCTTATCATACTTCTATGTTGATGAAAATGTTTCTTGCACAACCTGATCCTCAAGGAGGTACTATCAAGAAATTGGACTATAATGATGTCTTAGAAAATGTGAAGAAAATAGATAATTTAACGCGTGGCATTACGAAAGTAGTATATTTGGTAGGCTGGCAGTTTAATGGACATGATGACAAATACCCTGCCTTTAATGTGTTTAATGAAGCATTAAAAAGACCGGAGGATAAGACTGCTCGTGATAGCTATCTTTGGTTGAAAAAGGAAGCTGCCAAGTATAATACGATAATTTCTGTTCATATCAATTTGACAGATGCTTATACGAATAGTCCTTTGTGGCATACGTATGTGAAAAAGGATTTACTTTGTAGGAATGCGGATGGTACTTTCTTACAATGGGGATCTTATAATAATATGCCAAACTTTCAAGTATGCCTGATTAATGAATGGAAGAAAGGATATACTAAGAAACGTATAGATGAAGTGATAGAGCTGTTGGACTTAACTTCTTCAAAGACGGTACATATTGATGCATTTGAGCCTCGCGAAAGTCCTTTTCATGGATATTCGAAAGAAATGACGACCGAGATTATGAGGAAGGTTTTTCGTTATTGGAGGGATAAAGGGATAGATGTAACAAGTGAGTTTTATAAGGGTTATCAACGCACTGATGCTTTTTATGGTTTACAACCGGCAGCATGGTATAGCGATCTGACTCCTGAAGAACGTTGTACAATTAGTCCGGCATTGGCTTGCGGCGGACGTAGTGGTTTGTATGGGACCATATGGGATACAGCTTTTTTATTTGGTGATAATATGCATGGTGAAGAAATAATAAGTACAAATACGAATTTTACGGAATTTAAAAAGCAATTTTGTATAACTACTTTGCAATGGGCTTACTTGAACCAACATAAAGTAGAAAGTTATAATGCTGATACTAAAACTGTAATCTATTCCGATGGATTAGTTGTAAACGGACAAAATAAAACGCTTATAAAAGACGGAAACCTAGTACGTCGGGATAATAATTTGTTTATCCCTGTAACATGGATAAAAGACCACAAGCAGATTATCGCTTTTTCAGAGAAAGGATACTCTTCTATGAAATGGACGTTGCCTTCTAGTTGGAATGGAATAAAACAGGTGACAATATATCCTGTAACGGAAAATGGATTAGGGGAAGCTCAAGTTCTAGCGGTTAGCAATGGACAGATTACTTTAGCACTGAATGCAAACGAAATGTATTCAATACAACCTGTGGAATAA
- a CDS encoding glucosidase family protein: protein MKIAKLVILFVGLLPFCEMDGQSRWQIQSDQSIKWSIGQNIPHYDHIEMGGGKVATVLRYGVNTDGAFSLERSVIWPMLRTVPNDTHASLTRRFSVDFLAMLQVNGLTLNNEQVKSIQLDGKLTVVSEFTIGHTRGTKAGGELVPAIELTRVFFPSVDKPMLCERYTVKNIGNEKVEVLLPHSRVVYQTRPDQGVDGSYTLVASTVVGKEEAFLLGSGESITFGASVQAYKRGQTELLPDVEAELRSRDSFIEQVWNSLEFCSPDTILNTAFAFAKIRASESIYRTSGGLMHGPGGEAYYAAIWANDQAEYVNPFFPFLGYKIGNEAAINSYRHFARFMNPEYNPIPSSIIAEGKDIWHGAGDRGDAAMIAYGAARFALELGDTDVANELWPLIEWCLMYCKRKLNAEGVVISDTDEMENRFPAGNANLNTSTLYYDALLSASYLSKELGKSVSLSNGYRKEAEILRKNIAHYFEANIEGYETYCYYKGNDVLRSWICVPLVAGIFDRKEGTINALLSPNLWTENGLLSQTGTSTYWDRPALYALRGIYAAGEREKATRYLQRYSVQRLLGDHVPYPIEAWPEGNQRHLSAESGLYCRIITEGIFGIRPMGLHAFMLTPQLPAEWNFMELKNVYAFGTKPFNIRVIRNGDRIKTVIEREGKVWKSYSSMVGKSIQVRLK, encoded by the coding sequence ATGAAAATTGCTAAACTGGTTATTTTATTTGTGGGGTTATTACCATTCTGTGAAATGGATGGGCAGTCTCGTTGGCAGATTCAATCGGATCAATCGATAAAATGGAGTATAGGACAAAATATTCCCCATTATGATCATATAGAAATGGGGGGGGGAAAGGTCGCTACCGTGCTTCGTTATGGTGTGAATACTGATGGTGCTTTTTCTTTGGAACGTTCGGTGATATGGCCTATGTTGCGTACAGTTCCTAATGATACTCATGCTAGCTTGACTCGTCGTTTTTCTGTTGACTTTTTAGCTATGTTACAGGTAAATGGATTAACCTTGAATAATGAGCAGGTAAAGTCAATACAATTGGATGGAAAGTTGACGGTAGTCAGTGAGTTTACAATCGGACATACAAGAGGGACCAAGGCAGGTGGAGAACTTGTTCCTGCAATAGAATTAACTCGTGTTTTCTTTCCTTCTGTTGACAAGCCGATGTTGTGCGAACGATACACTGTTAAGAATATAGGAAATGAAAAGGTGGAAGTATTGCTTCCTCATTCTCGTGTTGTGTATCAGACAAGGCCGGATCAGGGAGTGGATGGAAGTTATACATTAGTAGCTTCTACTGTTGTAGGTAAAGAGGAGGCTTTTCTACTTGGAAGTGGTGAATCCATCACTTTTGGGGCGTCGGTTCAGGCTTATAAAAGAGGTCAGACAGAACTATTGCCGGATGTAGAGGCAGAGCTTCGTTCACGAGATAGCTTTATAGAGCAGGTATGGAATAGCCTGGAATTTTGTTCTCCTGACACAATTTTGAATACAGCTTTTGCTTTTGCTAAAATCCGTGCATCGGAAAGCATTTATCGTACAAGTGGTGGATTAATGCATGGACCGGGTGGTGAAGCTTATTATGCAGCAATTTGGGCAAACGATCAGGCGGAATATGTTAATCCTTTTTTCCCTTTTCTTGGGTATAAAATAGGTAATGAGGCAGCTATCAATTCTTATCGGCATTTCGCTCGTTTTATGAATCCAGAATACAATCCGATTCCGAGTTCAATAATAGCAGAAGGAAAGGATATCTGGCATGGTGCCGGTGACCGTGGAGATGCGGCGATGATTGCTTATGGTGCAGCACGTTTTGCTTTGGAATTAGGAGATACTGATGTTGCAAATGAATTGTGGCCTCTGATAGAATGGTGTCTGATGTATTGTAAACGAAAACTTAATGCTGAAGGTGTGGTAATTTCAGATACTGATGAGATGGAGAATCGCTTTCCGGCAGGAAATGCAAATCTTAATACATCTACTTTATACTATGACGCTCTTCTTTCTGCCAGCTATTTAAGTAAAGAACTAGGAAAATCTGTATCACTATCTAATGGCTATCGGAAAGAGGCAGAGATATTAAGAAAGAATATAGCTCATTATTTTGAAGCGAATATAGAAGGGTATGAAACATATTGTTATTATAAAGGTAACGATGTGCTTCGTTCTTGGATATGTGTGCCATTAGTAGCTGGTATTTTCGATCGTAAAGAGGGGACTATTAATGCATTACTTTCTCCAAATTTATGGACAGAGAATGGTTTATTATCACAAACGGGAACCTCTACTTATTGGGATCGTCCTGCTTTGTATGCTTTAAGAGGTATTTATGCTGCTGGTGAGCGTGAGAAAGCCACCCGGTATTTGCAACGTTATTCCGTGCAACGATTATTAGGCGATCATGTACCTTATCCGATCGAAGCCTGGCCGGAAGGTAATCAGCGTCATTTGTCAGCAGAAAGCGGTCTTTATTGCCGAATAATTACGGAAGGTATATTTGGTATCCGGCCAATGGGGCTACATGCATTTATGTTGACTCCCCAACTTCCGGCCGAATGGAATTTTATGGAACTCAAAAATGTGTATGCTTTTGGTACAAAGCCTTTTAATATTCGTGTTATTCGGAATGGTGACAGGATCAAGACAGTAATAGAGAGGGAAGGAAAGGTCTGGAAATCATATTCTTCAATGGTTGGAAAATCCATCCAGGTGCGATTAAAATAA
- a CDS encoding DUF1735 domain-containing protein: MKKYILNICLLGCLGLLISCNDLDGKYDELVPDEYHKILSIKETGSQEVIMSVEEEVYEYQLTVIKGGLRKDLEANASLEVLTQNEVDVEYNDKQGTNYQVLSKDMYMIVDESVSISGDETGKTINVTFKPKKIYGAVKEGGDGMEYVLPVRLVSASDSVNADKNRVLLRCNVSPVVVSFGESREQLILNSAEISHIVPVSIVKKGALATDVQLELISQSDLDEKYSIPEGIAYKVLESDMYELPNKLISMGASATNVVANITFYPDKIYEAKKNNSGVIYVLPVRLLALSETANTDKDEMLLICGFHTYTNTEVTDKSKWKVAYGTLTYEPWGHAYSYLFDSNTSNNFGWMGYVNDSHGGNYGNPYIVIDLGDPYFIAQLGVFSKWDVRAGGVNFYITTDDINVSLSDNDWNILSGYQGEGDEYRGLHNRLKEYDATVNWIKVASINIPEDGLYWGEIPNDMLDNQLRTQYVKMEVIPSGNADRTAIWEFSMKKVTSVDGQPID; this comes from the coding sequence ATGAAAAAATATATTCTGAATATCTGTCTGCTAGGATGCCTGGGGCTACTTATATCTTGTAATGATCTGGATGGAAAGTATGACGAACTGGTTCCGGATGAATATCATAAGATCTTATCAATAAAGGAAACAGGCTCACAAGAGGTTATAATGTCTGTGGAAGAAGAGGTATACGAGTATCAGTTGACAGTAATAAAAGGTGGTTTACGCAAGGATCTGGAGGCAAATGCTTCCTTGGAAGTGCTTACACAGAATGAAGTAGATGTAGAGTATAATGATAAACAGGGGACTAATTATCAGGTCTTGTCTAAGGACATGTATATGATAGTAGATGAGTCTGTATCTATTTCTGGAGATGAAACAGGAAAAACCATTAATGTTACTTTTAAGCCCAAGAAAATCTATGGTGCTGTTAAAGAGGGAGGAGATGGTATGGAATATGTGTTACCGGTTCGTTTAGTTAGTGCCAGCGATTCAGTTAATGCTGATAAGAATAGGGTACTACTTCGATGCAATGTATCTCCTGTAGTTGTATCGTTTGGGGAGAGTAGGGAACAATTGATATTAAACAGTGCTGAAATATCTCATATAGTGCCGGTTAGTATTGTGAAAAAGGGTGCTTTGGCTACTGATGTACAGTTGGAGTTGATTTCTCAATCTGATTTGGATGAAAAATATAGTATTCCTGAAGGAATAGCATATAAAGTTTTGGAATCTGATATGTATGAATTGCCGAATAAACTTATTTCAATGGGTGCATCTGCAACAAATGTGGTTGCTAATATAACTTTTTATCCGGATAAAATTTATGAAGCTAAAAAGAATAATAGTGGAGTGATTTATGTATTGCCTGTCAGATTACTAGCTCTTTCTGAAACAGCTAATACAGATAAAGATGAAATGCTGTTGATTTGTGGTTTCCACACTTATACAAATACGGAAGTGACAGACAAATCGAAGTGGAAGGTTGCTTATGGAACATTAACTTATGAACCGTGGGGACATGCTTATTCTTATCTGTTCGATAGTAATACTTCTAATAATTTCGGTTGGATGGGATATGTAAATGATAGTCATGGCGGGAATTATGGAAATCCGTATATTGTAATTGATCTTGGGGATCCTTATTTCATTGCGCAATTAGGTGTGTTCTCTAAATGGGATGTAAGAGCAGGTGGTGTTAATTTCTATATTACTACTGATGATATAAATGTTTCCTTATCTGATAATGACTGGAATATACTTTCAGGGTATCAAGGAGAAGGGGATGAATATCGAGGACTACATAATCGTCTGAAAGAGTATGACGCTACTGTCAACTGGATAAAGGTTGCTTCTATAAATATTCCGGAGGATGGTCTGTATTGGGGAGAAATACCGAATGATATGCTTGATAATCAGTTGCGAACTCAATATGTGAAGATGGAGGTTATTCCAAGTGGTAATGCTGACCGTACGGCAATTTGGGAGTTTTCTATGAAGAAAGTGACTTCTGTTGACGGACAACCAATTGACTAA